In the genome of Flaviflexus ciconiae, one region contains:
- a CDS encoding DNA-directed RNA polymerase subunit alpha: MQIAQRPVLSEEVVSEYRARFILEPLEPGFGYTLGNSLRRTLLSSIPGAAVTSIKIDSVLHEFTTIEGVKEDVSEIILNIKELVVSSENDEPVQMYVRKQGPGVVTAGDINPPAGVEIHNPDLVIANLNEKGKIEIDLIVERGRGYVSAAQNKDPEAEIGRIPVDSIYSPVLQVSYKVEATRVEQRTDFDKLIIDVETKPSTNPRDAFASAGKTLVELFGLAAELNLEAEGIELGEAPVEETQSSDLQRPITILNLPARSQNCLQREGIETIGQLILRSEADLLDIRNFGAKSIEDVKDELAKLDLQLKDSPAGFMGGFDDSYGSSMFSDDASH, from the coding sequence GTGCAAATCGCACAGCGTCCCGTCCTCTCCGAGGAAGTCGTCTCCGAGTACCGTGCACGGTTCATTCTTGAGCCGCTCGAGCCGGGCTTCGGCTACACCCTGGGCAACTCCCTTCGCCGCACCCTGCTGTCGTCTATCCCGGGCGCAGCAGTCACTTCGATCAAGATCGACTCGGTTCTTCACGAGTTCACCACGATCGAGGGCGTGAAGGAAGATGTCTCCGAGATCATCCTGAACATCAAGGAACTCGTTGTCTCCTCCGAGAACGACGAGCCCGTTCAGATGTATGTTCGCAAGCAGGGCCCGGGTGTCGTCACCGCTGGTGACATCAACCCGCCCGCAGGTGTAGAGATCCACAACCCGGACCTCGTCATTGCCAATCTCAACGAGAAGGGCAAGATCGAGATCGACCTCATTGTCGAGCGTGGCCGCGGATATGTGTCCGCCGCGCAGAACAAGGACCCCGAGGCCGAGATTGGTCGTATCCCCGTCGATTCGATCTACTCGCCGGTTCTCCAGGTCTCGTACAAGGTCGAAGCTACTCGTGTTGAGCAGCGCACCGACTTCGACAAGCTCATCATTGATGTCGAGACGAAGCCGTCGACGAATCCTCGCGACGCATTTGCTTCTGCTGGCAAGACGCTTGTCGAGCTCTTCGGACTCGCAGCGGAACTCAACCTCGAGGCTGAGGGTATCGAGCTCGGCGAAGCACCGGTGGAGGAAACGCAGTCGTCTGACCTGCAGCGCCCCATCACCATTCTGAATCTCCCCGCACGTTCGCAGAACTGCCTGCAGCGTGAGGGAATCGAAACCATTGGCCAGCTCATCCTGCGCTCTGAGGCAGATCTGCTGGATATTCGTAACTTCGGTGCGAAGTCGATTGAGGACGTGAAGGACGAGCTCGCAAAGCTTGACCTTCAGCTCAAGGATTCGCCGGCCGGCTTCATGGGCGGCTTCGACGATTCCTACGGTTCGTCCATGTTCAGCGACGACGCCTCGCACTGA
- the rplQ gene encoding 50S ribosomal protein L17 — protein sequence MPQPAKGPRLGGSAAHEKAMLANLAKALFEHGSITTTEKRAQRLQPYAERIITKAKKGTTAARRDVLKDITDRSAVAILFEELAPTFAERQGGYTRIVKVGNRKGDNAPMAIISLVTEPVSPKQAVVAEAEKAAVKAADADETVESPESADSVDSPESADSVDSPESADSVDSAESAESAESTEDKVEDDK from the coding sequence ATGCCTCAGCCCGCTAAGGGTCCCCGCCTCGGGGGAAGCGCCGCACACGAAAAGGCCATGCTGGCCAATCTCGCGAAGGCCCTGTTCGAGCACGGCTCGATCACGACCACCGAGAAGCGTGCACAGCGCCTCCAGCCGTACGCGGAACGTATCATCACCAAGGCGAAGAAGGGCACGACCGCCGCTCGCCGTGACGTCCTCAAGGACATCACGGACCGCTCGGCCGTTGCCATCCTCTTCGAGGAGCTCGCCCCGACCTTCGCCGAGCGTCAGGGTGGCTACACCCGTATCGTCAAGGTAGGCAACCGCAAGGGTGACAACGCCCCCATGGCCATCATCTCGCTCGTCACCGAGCCCGTCTCGCCGAAGCAGGCTGTTGTTGCCGAGGCCGAGAAGGCTGCCGTCAAGGCTGCTGACGCCGACGAGACCGTTGAGTCGCCGGAGTCCGCTGATTCGGTCGATTCGCCTGAGTCCGCCGATTCCGTTGATTCGCCTGAGTCCGCCGATTCCGTTGATTCGGCAGAGTCCGCCGAGTCGGCAGAGTCCACCGAGGACAAGGTCGAAGACGACAAGTAG
- a CDS encoding cupin domain-containing protein, which produces MEEAQKVLASALEAENGRYAELLLHDGPLRQSLIGLRQGTELAAHNSPPAASMYVITGGVDIVGAEADSLDEGDMKILTHVRHGVFAREDSVFLLTTVTGIAERESHDERKSEEQGSH; this is translated from the coding sequence ATGGAAGAGGCGCAGAAAGTACTAGCGAGCGCGTTGGAAGCCGAGAACGGACGCTATGCGGAACTGTTGCTACACGACGGGCCGCTGCGGCAGAGCCTGATTGGGTTGCGTCAGGGGACGGAGCTTGCGGCACACAACTCACCGCCTGCCGCCTCCATGTATGTCATCACCGGTGGGGTTGATATTGTCGGCGCGGAGGCGGACAGTCTCGACGAGGGGGACATGAAGATTCTCACCCATGTGCGGCATGGAGTTTTTGCGCGCGAGGACTCGGTTTTCCTGTTGACAACGGTCACCGGAATTGCCGAGCGGGAGAGCCACGACGAACGGAAATCTGAAGAGCAAGGCTCTCATTAG
- a CDS encoding CAP domain-containing protein — protein MLILSGGLIAAPALGAGSPGLGTDPGRGTIVASDLDVDQVAIQAAAMPAVRSIRAQMYDDKEVLFNGQPLYRAVDQAGLSRSEYINGVSWDTNLEKSAIQRAYEQNIVWGHVRPDGGSYKEADLLGKWPGEILTTQADIAVAIADVEKGSWAGERDDLIRYNGAFNNATGHLYNLINPSYKSFGFARVGNVTVGWMSASRSSDTRGTQLDGNYTFETAVSSSNMSNVDGDLDVDSSLTAGETGTAEVTGTARSMYWLPAIPVEVEADYSSSNSNVLKVNVDGSYTAVGNGSVTVTATTATGQDYTARVTVTGNLVQEPAKKNSFYLTDSWSSLAINNSFVYGRAGDEVYVGDWNGDGRDTLGVRRGKTFFLNDSLRGGIADHEFMYGREGDEVLVGDWDGDGRDTLGVRRGKTFFLNDSLRGGNADHEFMYGRQADEVLIGDWNGNGEDTISVRRDATYFINNVLIGGNANRFFDYGYASDEALVGDWDGDGYDTVSLRRGTSILLNNSRSDAVTSRSVSFGLASDRVFVGDWNGDGIDTPGLNRLD, from the coding sequence TTGCTTATACTCTCCGGCGGACTTATTGCCGCCCCTGCGCTTGGTGCAGGAAGCCCCGGCCTTGGAACTGATCCAGGCCGCGGCACCATCGTTGCATCTGACCTCGATGTCGATCAGGTCGCCATTCAAGCGGCTGCTATGCCCGCGGTGCGGAGCATCCGCGCGCAGATGTACGACGACAAGGAAGTACTTTTCAACGGACAGCCCCTGTATCGGGCCGTCGATCAGGCGGGCCTGTCCCGCTCTGAATACATCAATGGCGTTTCATGGGATACGAATCTTGAGAAGTCCGCGATCCAGCGTGCCTACGAACAGAACATTGTCTGGGGCCACGTACGTCCCGACGGTGGCTCCTACAAGGAAGCGGACCTTCTCGGCAAGTGGCCGGGCGAGATCCTCACAACCCAGGCTGATATTGCGGTTGCTATCGCCGATGTTGAAAAGGGCTCCTGGGCGGGGGAGAGGGACGACCTCATTAGGTACAACGGTGCGTTCAACAACGCCACTGGCCACCTCTACAACCTCATCAACCCGTCATATAAGTCATTCGGTTTCGCTCGCGTAGGCAACGTGACGGTGGGCTGGATGTCCGCCTCGCGGTCATCCGATACGAGGGGAACCCAGCTTGACGGTAACTACACGTTTGAAACGGCCGTGAGCTCCTCCAACATGTCGAACGTGGATGGTGACCTTGACGTTGACTCCTCGCTGACCGCCGGCGAAACCGGAACCGCCGAGGTGACGGGAACAGCTCGTTCGATGTACTGGCTTCCCGCGATTCCCGTCGAGGTTGAAGCCGACTACTCGTCGTCGAACTCGAATGTCCTGAAGGTCAACGTTGATGGCTCCTACACGGCCGTTGGTAACGGCAGCGTGACCGTCACGGCGACGACCGCGACGGGGCAGGACTACACCGCGCGGGTCACGGTGACTGGCAATCTGGTCCAGGAGCCTGCCAAGAAGAACTCCTTCTACCTGACCGACAGCTGGTCCAGCCTGGCAATCAACAATTCGTTCGTTTACGGACGCGCTGGCGACGAGGTTTACGTCGGTGACTGGAATGGCGATGGTCGTGACACTCTCGGTGTGCGCCGTGGTAAGACGTTCTTCCTCAACGATTCGCTTCGTGGTGGCATTGCCGACCACGAGTTCATGTACGGCCGCGAAGGCGACGAGGTGCTCGTCGGCGACTGGGACGGCGATGGTCGTGACACTCTCGGTGTGCGCCGTGGTAAGACGTTCTTCCTCAACGATTCGCTTCGCGGTGGCAATGCTGACCACGAGTTCATGTACGGCCGTCAAGCAGATGAGGTCCTCATCGGTGACTGGAACGGCAACGGCGAAGATACGATCAGCGTCCGTCGGGATGCAACCTATTTCATCAACAATGTCCTCATCGGCGGCAATGCCAACAGGTTCTTTGACTACGGCTACGCCTCCGACGAAGCACTCGTTGGCGACTGGGATGGCGATGGCTACGACACCGTCTCGCTCCGCCGCGGCACCAGCATCCTTCTCAACAACTCCCGTTCGGACGCGGTGACCTCCAGGTCCGTTTCGTTCGGACTAGCGTCCGACAGGGTCTTTGTTGGTGACTGGAACGGTGACGGCATCGACACGCCGGGACTGAACCGACTGGACTAG
- a CDS encoding ROK family protein: MESNSHEGPLTLGVDCGGGGIKATVLDAGSFQIAPALREPVPYPLPPKKLISLVEGMAKKLPQADRITMGMPGMIRHGVVIHTPHYICRSGPRTKTVPELIDMWKEFNMQGALTEKFGIPSLVLNDAEVAASGIVTGQGLEFFMTLGTGLGTALVDNGILAPHLEMSHAPMRWGLTFDDVLGEHERRRLGDSAWSRRVLRAVELLFPVFRWDTLYIGGGNSSRIVPTVRAKLPEANFVSNAAGMSSGVRAWSLSGR, from the coding sequence ATGGAAAGCAATTCTCACGAGGGCCCGCTCACGCTCGGAGTGGACTGCGGCGGAGGCGGCATCAAAGCCACCGTTCTCGACGCCGGTTCCTTTCAGATCGCTCCCGCACTCCGGGAGCCCGTTCCCTATCCCCTGCCTCCCAAGAAACTGATCTCCTTGGTCGAGGGCATGGCGAAGAAGCTTCCTCAGGCTGACCGGATCACGATGGGTATGCCCGGCATGATCCGGCACGGCGTCGTCATCCACACCCCGCACTACATTTGCCGGTCCGGCCCCCGCACGAAGACCGTTCCCGAACTGATCGACATGTGGAAAGAGTTCAACATGCAGGGGGCACTGACAGAGAAGTTCGGCATCCCCTCCCTTGTCCTCAACGATGCGGAGGTCGCAGCCTCCGGCATTGTTACAGGACAGGGGCTGGAGTTCTTCATGACCCTCGGCACGGGCCTGGGAACCGCCCTGGTTGATAACGGGATCCTTGCCCCGCACCTCGAGATGTCTCACGCCCCGATGCGCTGGGGCCTCACCTTCGATGATGTACTGGGCGAACACGAGCGCCGCAGGCTGGGCGATTCCGCCTGGTCGCGTCGCGTCCTGCGCGCCGTCGAGCTTCTGTTCCCCGTGTTCCGCTGGGACACCCTCTACATTGGCGGCGGTAACTCCTCCCGCATCGTCCCCACGGTCCGCGCGAAACTCCCGGAAGCCAACTTCGTCTCCAACGCGGCAGGCATGTCCTCCGGTGTTCGGGCATGGAGCCTGTCGGGGCGCTGA
- the truA gene encoding tRNA pseudouridine(38-40) synthase TruA produces the protein MMRIRLDLSYDGTRFHGWALQPGLRTVEGVLTAALKTVLRHDVKLTVAGRTDAGVHAARQTAHFDVDEAAWNALPGRSDRHPSQALLTRLGGVLARESGAKSINGSGAIGDIVIAGAAEVSTDFDARFSAVGRAYRYRIDDRVVSGVFTSHIATRTAQLDDGVMAEAALRLLGEHDFLSFCKPREGATTIRTLRKIEVHRPAIGPDAGLLVVDLEADAFCHSMVRSIVGALIEVGRGKKESTWPAERLAEQSRDRGVIIAPARGLMLERVDYPADDMLAEQANKARRVRENPLTSTAQAIDPVV, from the coding sequence ATGATGCGCATCCGACTCGACCTTTCATACGACGGGACACGATTCCACGGGTGGGCCCTTCAGCCCGGGTTGCGAACCGTCGAAGGGGTTCTCACGGCGGCGCTGAAGACCGTTCTCCGTCATGACGTGAAGCTCACCGTCGCGGGACGGACCGACGCCGGTGTGCACGCCGCCCGGCAAACGGCCCACTTCGATGTCGACGAAGCTGCGTGGAATGCCCTGCCGGGAAGATCCGACCGGCACCCGTCCCAGGCGTTGCTGACAAGGCTAGGGGGAGTGCTCGCCCGGGAGAGCGGCGCTAAGTCCATCAATGGCTCCGGAGCCATCGGCGACATTGTTATTGCGGGAGCGGCCGAGGTGAGTACTGACTTCGATGCGAGGTTCTCCGCCGTCGGCCGCGCCTACCGCTATCGGATTGATGATCGGGTTGTGTCCGGGGTTTTCACATCACACATCGCGACCCGGACGGCCCAGCTCGATGATGGGGTGATGGCGGAGGCAGCGTTGCGGCTTCTTGGCGAACACGACTTTCTGTCGTTCTGCAAGCCGCGGGAGGGCGCAACCACGATTCGGACGCTGAGAAAGATCGAGGTGCATCGGCCCGCTATTGGCCCGGATGCTGGGCTGTTAGTTGTGGACCTGGAAGCGGACGCGTTCTGTCACTCCATGGTGCGTTCCATCGTCGGCGCCCTGATCGAAGTGGGCCGAGGAAAGAAGGAATCCACGTGGCCGGCGGAGCGGCTAGCCGAGCAATCCCGCGATCGCGGCGTCATCATTGCGCCCGCCCGCGGGCTCATGTTGGAACGAGTGGATTATCCGGCCGATGATATGCTTGCTGAGCAGGCAAATAAGGCGAGAAGAGTGCGTGAGAACCCACTCACATCGACTGCCCAAGCAATTGACCCTGTTGTCTAG
- the rplM gene encoding 50S ribosomal protein L13 encodes MRTYTPKPGDVESKWYVIDATDVVLGRLAAQVATLLRGKHKPNFAPNADLGDHVIIINAEKVRLTGNKLQQKFAYHHSGYPGGLRAMSYEELLTKFPERAVEKAVKGMLPHNRLAAQQIKKLKVYAGAEHPHQAQNPEVFELTQVAQ; translated from the coding sequence GTGCGTACGTACACACCTAAGCCCGGCGACGTTGAATCCAAGTGGTATGTCATTGATGCCACCGACGTTGTGCTCGGCCGTCTGGCAGCGCAGGTTGCCACCCTGCTCCGTGGGAAGCACAAGCCGAACTTTGCTCCCAACGCTGATCTTGGTGATCACGTCATCATTATTAACGCCGAGAAGGTCCGCCTGACCGGCAACAAGCTTCAGCAGAAGTTCGCTTACCATCACTCGGGTTACCCGGGTGGCCTGCGCGCCATGTCTTACGAGGAGCTTCTCACGAAGTTCCCCGAGCGTGCAGTTGAGAAGGCTGTCAAGGGAATGCTCCCGCACAACCGTCTCGCAGCCCAGCAGATCAAGAAGCTCAAGGTCTACGCAGGTGCAGAGCACCCGCACCAGGCCCAGAACCCCGAGGTTTTTGAGCTCACCCAGGTGGCTCAGTAG
- the rpsI gene encoding 30S ribosomal protein S9, with product MAENTAADVELEDAPSSYTVSSDAPETGQGQSLTAPGQALGRRKEAVARVRLVPGTGEWKINGRTLEDYFPNKLHQQLVSSPFALLDIEGRFDVIARIDGGGSSGQAGAMRHGIARALNNIDRDHNRPALKKAGFLTRDARAVERKKAGLKKARKASQFSKR from the coding sequence GTGGCAGAAAACACCGCAGCAGACGTTGAGCTCGAGGACGCCCCGAGCTCGTACACAGTGAGCAGCGATGCTCCCGAGACCGGCCAGGGACAGTCCCTGACCGCCCCCGGCCAGGCACTTGGCCGCCGCAAGGAGGCCGTTGCACGCGTCCGTCTCGTCCCGGGAACGGGCGAGTGGAAGATCAACGGTCGCACCCTTGAGGATTACTTCCCGAACAAGCTTCACCAGCAGCTGGTTAGCTCGCCGTTCGCGCTCCTCGACATCGAGGGCCGCTTCGACGTGATCGCCCGCATCGACGGTGGCGGCTCCTCGGGCCAGGCCGGCGCAATGCGTCACGGCATCGCCCGCGCGCTCAACAACATTGACCGCGACCACAACCGCCCCGCCCTCAAGAAGGCTGGCTTCCTCACCCGCGATGCTCGCGCGGTCGAGCGTAAGAAGGCAGGCCTCAAGAAGGCGCGTAAGGCTTCGCAGTTCTCGAAGCGTTAA
- the glmM gene encoding phosphoglucosamine mutase, with protein sequence MGRLFGTDGVRGLANRFVTADLALKLGETAARVLVKERDSDARPTAIIGRDTRQSGAMLAQAVAAGLASAGVDVTHVDVVSTPAIAYLTANLDYDLGVMISASHNAMPDNGIKFFAHSGYKLADATEEHIESMLDEEWERPVGEGVGRISGDYEVATREYLDHLSTAITADLSGLRIAVDCANGAASELGPEALRRAGADVVVINASPDGKNINDACGSTHPEQLQALVVASEADFGVAFDGDADRCLAVDHTGEMVDGDQILGVLATGMKDDGKLVDDTLVITVMSNLGLLLAMEERGIKTVSTKVGDRYVLEAMKESGYVLGGEQSGHVIAAEYATTGDGVLTALLLAEQVAKNGKTLRDLASFIHRLPQTLVNVPGVDKTRTNSDEVLLAAVAKAEEDLGRTGRVLLRPSGTEPLVRVMVEAATQEEADRIAQDLAGVVAERLAL encoded by the coding sequence GTGGGTCGACTATTTGGGACAGACGGCGTACGCGGACTTGCGAACAGGTTTGTTACCGCGGATCTTGCTCTCAAGCTCGGTGAAACAGCAGCAAGGGTCCTCGTGAAGGAACGGGACTCGGACGCTCGGCCGACCGCGATCATTGGGCGCGACACCCGCCAGTCGGGCGCCATGCTCGCCCAGGCCGTTGCTGCGGGGCTCGCCTCGGCCGGTGTAGATGTCACGCATGTCGACGTCGTTTCCACCCCGGCAATCGCCTATCTGACAGCGAACCTCGACTACGATCTCGGGGTGATGATTTCCGCTTCGCATAACGCGATGCCGGACAACGGAATTAAGTTCTTTGCCCACAGCGGGTACAAGCTCGCGGATGCCACCGAGGAACACATCGAATCGATGCTCGATGAGGAATGGGAGCGTCCCGTCGGCGAAGGCGTCGGCAGGATCAGTGGTGACTACGAAGTCGCTACCCGCGAATACCTCGATCACCTGTCGACCGCGATCACCGCGGACCTGTCCGGGCTCCGGATCGCGGTTGACTGCGCTAACGGTGCGGCCAGCGAACTCGGCCCGGAGGCTCTCCGCAGGGCCGGAGCCGACGTTGTCGTTATCAATGCCTCTCCCGACGGTAAGAACATCAACGACGCCTGCGGGTCCACCCACCCGGAACAGCTCCAGGCCCTCGTTGTCGCCTCCGAGGCAGACTTCGGTGTGGCATTTGATGGTGATGCTGACAGGTGCCTCGCCGTGGACCACACGGGCGAAATGGTCGATGGGGATCAGATCCTCGGCGTTCTTGCCACCGGCATGAAAGACGACGGCAAGCTCGTTGACGACACCCTCGTCATTACCGTTATGTCGAACCTTGGCCTGCTACTTGCTATGGAGGAGCGGGGTATCAAGACCGTCTCCACGAAGGTTGGCGACCGCTACGTTCTCGAAGCAATGAAGGAATCCGGCTACGTCCTTGGCGGTGAACAGTCCGGCCACGTTATCGCAGCCGAGTATGCTACGACCGGTGACGGTGTCCTGACGGCACTTCTGCTTGCCGAACAGGTCGCAAAGAACGGCAAGACACTCCGCGACCTTGCCTCCTTCATTCACCGCCTTCCCCAGACCCTCGTGAACGTCCCCGGTGTTGACAAGACCCGGACGAACAGCGACGAGGTGCTCCTCGCAGCCGTCGCGAAGGCGGAAGAGGACCTGGGCCGGACCGGCCGGGTGCTCCTACGCCCCTCGGGCACAGAGCCGCTGGTACGCGTCATGGTGGAAGCTGCAACGCAGGAAGAAGCCGACCGCATCGCGCAGGACCTTGCCGGAGTTGTCGCCGAGCGTCTCGCTCTCTAA
- a CDS encoding DedA family protein: MDYFYAIQDWVIAAGGSPWALVAVLVLCSLDGFFPPLPSESIVIALAALTVTSDGPNVVLLWAVASIGAFLGDQVAYSIGARIPVKRVPFLNRGTGARAYAKAGSLLLTHGPVFIMAARFVPIGRIAVNMGAGATGYRRSTFSIVDSISAMLWAAYSVAVGVGAAHVLEGHPLLSMALGIVSGVILGYLISHLITVLQKKFFPARYVEAERAAQEWAHDHLEGGADSPGTSHP, from the coding sequence GTGGACTACTTCTACGCGATCCAGGACTGGGTGATCGCAGCCGGCGGATCCCCCTGGGCTCTCGTAGCTGTACTCGTTCTCTGCAGCCTTGACGGGTTCTTCCCGCCCCTCCCATCCGAGTCGATCGTTATCGCACTCGCGGCACTCACGGTCACGTCCGACGGACCGAATGTCGTGCTCCTGTGGGCGGTCGCGTCGATCGGTGCGTTCCTCGGTGACCAGGTGGCGTATTCGATCGGGGCGAGGATACCTGTCAAGAGAGTTCCGTTCCTCAACCGGGGGACAGGTGCCCGCGCTTACGCCAAGGCCGGGAGCCTTCTCCTCACCCACGGGCCGGTGTTTATTATGGCGGCGCGGTTCGTTCCGATCGGGCGAATCGCGGTCAACATGGGGGCCGGGGCAACCGGCTACCGACGCTCCACGTTCTCTATCGTGGACTCGATTTCGGCAATGCTCTGGGCCGCTTACTCGGTGGCGGTAGGCGTTGGGGCGGCTCACGTTCTGGAGGGTCACCCACTACTGTCCATGGCCCTGGGGATCGTCAGTGGAGTGATCCTCGGATACCTCATTTCGCACCTCATTACGGTCTTGCAGAAGAAGTTCTTCCCGGCCCGATATGTCGAGGCTGAAAGGGCCGCACAGGAGTGGGCACATGACCACCTTGAAGGTGGGGCGGACTCCCCGGGGACCAGTCACCCGTAA
- a CDS encoding nucleotidyltransferase domain-containing protein, with translation MKDYLEHPSVAAIYLGGSAAEGRSDKNSDTDIYVLTTGPVELEWRKDFVARRNPFRASIAPGHFGDGDAWADSTGTYDVMFWNLNDTLNNLRRVVVDHQAANGYTTAFWHTIRTWHEVGRKDDHSGLVDELARLAAMPYPGELADAIVNRNRVLLRGTMFSLEEQLVLASNRNDTVSINHRTAAIVASWFDIVFAVNRQTHPGEKRLLDRMTDLESLPDHARTELESFLEAGPNEAPATCHTLMDSLENWLDA, from the coding sequence ATGAAAGATTACCTGGAGCACCCAAGTGTTGCCGCGATCTATCTCGGTGGCTCGGCTGCCGAGGGACGAAGCGATAAGAATTCCGACACCGACATCTATGTCCTCACCACCGGGCCGGTTGAACTCGAGTGGCGTAAGGACTTTGTTGCGCGTCGGAACCCCTTCAGGGCCAGCATTGCTCCCGGGCATTTTGGTGATGGCGATGCTTGGGCGGACTCGACCGGAACCTATGACGTCATGTTCTGGAACCTGAACGATACGCTCAACAACTTGCGCCGTGTTGTTGTCGATCATCAAGCCGCGAACGGTTACACGACGGCTTTTTGGCACACGATAAGAACATGGCACGAAGTGGGGCGGAAGGACGATCATTCGGGGCTGGTTGATGAGCTGGCGCGCCTCGCTGCCATGCCCTATCCCGGTGAGCTTGCCGACGCGATCGTCAATCGCAACAGGGTGCTCCTGCGTGGCACCATGTTTAGCCTCGAAGAACAGCTGGTCCTCGCAAGCAATCGGAACGATACCGTTTCGATCAATCATCGAACAGCTGCGATCGTTGCCTCGTGGTTCGACATTGTGTTTGCCGTCAACCGGCAAACACACCCGGGGGAGAAGCGCTTACTTGACCGCATGACCGATCTTGAAAGCCTGCCAGATCATGCTCGCACTGAGCTCGAGTCCTTTCTAGAAGCAGGCCCCAATGAGGCTCCTGCTACCTGCCACACCCTGATGGACAGCCTCGAGAATTGGCTGGATGCCTGA
- a CDS encoding alpha/beta hydrolase fold domain-containing protein, with protein sequence MSSSFRPDRWILAWVLQTRSRMTGASSFPLPSRPVEERQVTIPTRYGEMSGLIYRSPDAIAALHSRSTPPLHIQLHGGGLIGRAIREDEHVSRFLASETGAIILAPHFHAAPQVSFPVAEHQCFDALKWALSAGSMGRNPDRITVGGGGTGAKLAINTAQLASEGRIRLSGLIATTPVTDVSLPTPGAGAGSVPPMSRGKNAEQPDSSTGSSPSAQMSGFEPAAEDGVKGKMLEWREKKDDLFERLFDFAAESYVPDEDRMDPLASPAFDLSLVTKLPRTLIQVGAEDPIADQGRALASRLAKARKPHTLTEYPAGHVFTVHGKENIMEAAIVEQVRFIQSL encoded by the coding sequence GTGAGTAGTTCGTTTCGGCCCGACCGGTGGATCCTCGCATGGGTCCTTCAAACAAGAAGCAGGATGACAGGTGCTTCATCATTTCCGTTACCCTCGCGTCCCGTCGAGGAACGCCAGGTAACGATCCCCACCCGCTACGGCGAGATGAGCGGCCTCATCTATCGTTCGCCCGACGCGATCGCGGCACTCCACTCCCGCTCGACCCCGCCCCTTCATATTCAGCTACACGGCGGCGGCCTCATTGGCAGAGCCATCCGGGAAGACGAACACGTCAGCCGCTTCCTGGCCTCAGAAACCGGAGCCATTATCCTCGCCCCGCACTTTCATGCGGCCCCTCAAGTTTCCTTCCCAGTGGCCGAGCACCAGTGTTTCGATGCCCTGAAGTGGGCGCTTTCGGCAGGCAGCATGGGGCGGAACCCGGACCGCATAACCGTCGGCGGTGGTGGCACCGGAGCAAAACTTGCTATCAACACCGCTCAGCTGGCTTCCGAAGGGCGAATTCGCCTGTCCGGGCTGATCGCCACCACACCTGTCACCGACGTTTCACTACCCACCCCCGGCGCGGGCGCTGGCTCGGTTCCACCGATGTCCCGCGGCAAGAACGCTGAACAGCCAGACTCATCCACCGGGAGCTCACCATCCGCTCAAATGTCCGGCTTTGAGCCAGCGGCCGAAGACGGAGTCAAGGGGAAAATGCTGGAATGGCGGGAAAAGAAAGACGACCTCTTCGAGAGGCTGTTCGACTTCGCCGCGGAAAGCTACGTCCCCGACGAAGATCGGATGGATCCGCTAGCCAGCCCCGCCTTCGACCTGTCTCTCGTCACGAAGCTTCCCCGCACTCTTATTCAAGTTGGCGCGGAGGATCCCATTGCCGACCAGGGGAGGGCCCTTGCCAGCCGCCTCGCCAAGGCCCGCAAACCCCACACTCTCACCGAGTATCCTGCCGGGCATGTCTTCACCGTCCACGGCAAAGAGAACATCATGGAAGCGGCAATCGTCGAGCAGGTCCGGTTCATTCAGTCGCTCTGA